attctcagtgtgtcctcTAGACTAAGTGAACTACCATGATTATTAGATCTAGCAGGCGATGATTGGCCTTAATTGATATGCTACTTGCGAGAGTAAGGGCTAAACGATACGCCCTactagacatatagaagtctatatggaatgatCCATGTCAGACTATCGTAACTTATTTAAGGTACTTAGTGTATTGTATGTCCTAtggcggggtccacttgaaagGATGGTTGAAAGTTTcatcatcaatggggacccaacggaaatgagaatgggcctaacaatgggccctaaggagagttacaatgcagacatttaaccatcattgcttttacaatgtggacgtcaaaccatcattgctcccaaggcatggcccgtcaaatcattattacatacatcatggtggaatcacacatggCAATGGACCTCAGTCatagtccttatatacatcaagatgggctgcaacaatgggccttatatacatcaaggtggaccataacaatgggcctcatatacatcaagatgggccacaacaatgggcctcatatacattaagatgggccgcaacaaggggcctcatatacatcaagatgggcgcATGTCGTAGtggcaccatctacaccattcatctatttatagagattattttagagcattacccaaaaaataaaaatgaatcatatcgggaGATCATCTGGACCGAACCACAAAttacagtggagataatgatttccactattaagggcccaccataatgtttattttccatccaatttgttcataaggtcaccaaggcCTGAATTAAAAGGTAaaataatttcatattgatccagacctTCTATGATCCTaaacagtttcaatggtgaacgttcaatctaCACTGAtttttgcagcgtggtccacctgatagatggttggatataacatatacatcacggtgtggcccactgtccacctatctggacggtgtggatttcagcaaatacatcacaatggtccattgtccagccatctagacggttggaataaaacacataaatcacagtatggcccaccgtccagccatctggatggtgtggatgcaatatatacatcaaggtgggccccacatgcgtggCTCACTAGAgattgaatctgctttattttggACGGTGGTGTActccacctgatatttaaatcTGTCTCATTCCCTGGCCTATGGCTAGGGAGttgggatggatggtttggatgtaacacatacatcagcgggactcacagaacttgctaacgttaagACCAGCAGCTAACTGCTGTTGGCGGGGccacagatggatggtctagatcgaaCACATACTTCAGATCAGACCCACTGAGCTTGATGATGTATACAACAACTATGCTACTGCTCGTGGGTCCCCACCAttccaacctgatggacggtggggattaaagatacatatatcacggtgggctccattcagatggacggacggtgtggattccacccacgcatcaggtgggtcccgtccagatggacggacgatgtggatgaacctaccaaaaaataaagcaaagcCGACGGATGTGTGgctgttttagctacggattttagccgtgGGAAATTTCGACgactaaaatccgtagctaaaatgaAAATAGTCCGTAGCTAGAGCCTATATTTTAAGGGTGGACATTCAATCGCAACTATTTTCCTATATTGTTGTTCACCTGAGTTTTATTTCGATCTAGTTTTTTGCTATCAATCATAAAAAATTATTTACTAGTGGAtttacggtgtggattaaacacaaacattgtggtggggcccatagagccctaccaAATCCAATTTCCAAGCCACCATTTTCATTTGTACGGTAAATGATAGTTAGACTTGCATTTTATGTTAAATAGTGGAAACTCGTCCATATAAAATGTGGGTTTGATATAtggctatctagaccatccaaataatgggtcttgttgtagatgatttatatttataattatctTATGGAATAGAATCTTAACAATCCACTAAATGGACCCTTAATTGTACGACTGTGAATATAgtttattatataaaatatgtaaacCTCACATTTTAACGGATTTCAATTCTTCTACGATTTCAGAAGAGGGAtttttcattttccctctctgGACCGCCCGTTTCCTCctctcccttccctctctctaaagaggaattttcattttccctcttttgACCGCCCTTTTATTCCTCTCCCTTCCCTCTTTCGAACGCCCTTTTCTTCCTCTCCCTTCCCTCTTTCGAGCTCCATCTTCATCACCCTTGATCGCCCTTTTTGAAGCTCGTATACAAACTGTTCATCCAAAAGCTCATATGCAGATTTTATACTAAGGTGAGTCATGAAAtgtaatcagatttttttttcttggtgaCATTCTTGGATTATTGCATTCACATTTATATTTTCTGGCCAAACATGATCAAACTCGTGAATATGATATAGTTGGAGGAATTATTAAAAAGAGCTTCTCATAATATTTGTTTATTAGAGATATTTTTGAAGGCATTCGATTGTATTTAGCTGATAACCATTGGAATGTCAAATGGTAGTCGGTGCATCGTTTGGAGATGATAGCACTGGACTGCATTCTGTTGAACGAAACCCatgattggtggctaggatcttctaattgCAATGAGTTTTATTGCATTgatccacactacaagaaaagtaaGCATACTATCCAAATCAAATGATCAAAATGGGATGGTGAAGATGGCCCCTTATATGCAATTTTCAGCTTGTACTTCATTTGGAATGAGGCCTATGATTTGGACGATCCTGTTTGTGTTATATGTTTGCCATGTGCGCAATGTATGAGTCATTACTTTCTTGAAAGAGAATCATCACTGCACTGTAGCCCAAGAAGCTGAGCTGTATTGAGCTTTCCTTGTCATGCATATACAAAATTGAAAGAACGCAAGACATAAGGGCAAATTTAGTTTActgttctttctctttttcctgTCGTATTGGTATCATTCTTCAGCATCATCTTAAAAATGGTGGCGATTCTTCTACCGTACATGTGGCATAATCCCACGATGATTTATAGTACCATCAAAATTTCTGACCACTGATGGATGGCTAGATTAGATGCTAATCGACTGGATTATCCAGATTATCCCTCACAGACCCTTCAATCTAGTTCATTTttatgttcatgccttaaaatgatctgtctaAATAAATAGACGGTGGATaaaatatggaccgtccatctctaTCTAGGTCCTGATGGGTAAGACAGGACTGTTTGTCTCTAGTTGGACCAGTCTCTACCAAGCTAGAGACGGACAGTCCTATAAGTGGCTCtataaggctcaccatgatgtatatattttattcatgtatCTATTCATTTTGacttattattttaaggcatgagctggaAAAGGGGACAAGTTAAAAGCTTAAGCTGACTAAATCACGtggaacaatgggaattgaaagcctactgttgaaaacttaacAGGATGGtaggagttttgaatcaagtagatatttatgttttctcttcatcctagtCTATGCGattttattaatagattggatggcaaataaacattatgttgggttgtaggaagttttcaacggtaaaagttaAATCCAAACTGCTTTTTTTTTCTATGGAACATGTATAGGTTAAAGCATAGTCCTTGATGGTGTGGAATGctagaataggattcatgtaactGACCCCAGTTAGTTAGGATGAGACTTACATGATGATGATAATTCACAAATTATTATGCGAATAAAAATTGACAATATCTTATAACCATTCTACTAATGTACACGATAAAATATCTCTAGGAGTCATACAACTGGTTGGCTAGCATCTATTATCTAGAATGTTTGAGTTATTCATTTCACTTTTATTGATGTGTGGATGTTATTCAGTTCATGAAATATTGTATTTTGGCAACACTTTTGTGGTTTGATAAATACCCTATGTCATGTGAGGAAGGAGCTACCAAGGGGTGTTTGGATGTATGAAGTTGGTCAACCTTGCTATAATTCACATACGACATGTCATCATTCAACATTTTTTATGTTAGATGCTAGCATTCATGGCCTATAAAGAACCAGATGGCATAGATATTAAAAGCTAGAATCCTCGATGCCTGCCATGTGCTCTTACGTTACTCATCTGCACAAAGATTGGACTGCTCTAATCTCCCATTTATGGCAAGTTTTGCCTGTTGAATGTGGATGGATATTTGTAATTTGAGTTAACTATACCTTTTCAGGCCATTGACCAGATGGCCACCCATTTGGATTGCCATGCATTTTGGGTATGGGCAGTCCACCTGGTGACCACAAAGCAATTCCCCTGATCATTGTACACATGTACCACACATACAAGAAAGGCTTTTAACTGTGCATCCGATGAAACTCAATGGTGTCTATCTTTGTTGCATTATACCtttgtttaattttatttttgttgatgttTTTAATGTGGGTTTGCCTCTTGTTAGGCTGGTAATGATGAGATGGGCTGGTAATTAATCACATTAGTTGAGCAGTCCTAGCCCCTGATTCGTTGATGCTTGTTTGTTAAACCCATTGGAATTCATGGTTCTTTAAGTTTCCAACATTGTCTAAATATTACTTTAGCATTAAAATGTTATTTTTCTATATGTAGGAATTTATCTTACCTTAAGCATTATGTTATTTCTCTAACTTTTGGATTTGTTCTGAGAATTTCCTGCATGGAATTGTTTTCACAGTCAGAATTGTCTAATCAACACTCTTcaatttcttgaaaattttctcaaCGGGTCCTACTGATCCTAGTATGATTTTATAGAGTTCAATGTCATATTGTTCTCGATCAATAATGTAGGAAGTTATCATTCATTGTTAGGAATTAATGGTGATAGATTCAAACAGTGATAGAACACATTCAAACGATCAAGATGCCACAGACGAGTACATGCTCTAGCTTGGACTAAAGATCATACACATCAACAATGATCCATACAGGCATGttgaaattaaactgtccaaacatATGAGAACCATTGGTGTCTCGAAATAGAAAAAAATCCAACAGTCTAAATTATCACCCAAATGAGTACGCTGACCTAATCTTTAGTTCAAGTTAATTTATGTCTTCAGCAAGCATTTCTTGATGATTGCTGAATGTAATTAAGCTATAAAGACCATGATTGAGCAATCTTTTATTAAATATATGATTAAAAGTAAAATTGTGAGaagtccaaattcaaagggaaatCATATTGTTAAAACTTTGATTATTACTAATTTGTTGTAGTGGGGCACATGTTGtatgtatatgacatccaacctgtcccaCAGCTGAATCCTATTCGAAGATTAGACGAATGAAAATTCTGTTGGATCCAACcaaacggtgggccacaccatagaaaataatatccACTGCCCAAAAACATCCAAATTGAGGTGTAGCTCATATGATGATTGGATCGACTAGACCTTTTGATCCAGAGACGATCTTGGTGAGGTacataccatgtgggccccacaaatctcaACTAGTATTCTCATCCCCACGAATCACTTAATCTCATAAATTTGGTTCATGgtggtattatatatatatatatatatattggtacaATCAACATTCCTTAGGAATTTTGCTCTTATAATTTCTAAGGAAAAAGTAACAAAAAAGCAATAAAATATGGCCAGCATCCATAGTGTGTGAACAGGACTTAACTACAATCATTTGTTTTCCTTATTTGGTTTTTAGCATTAACCGATGCAGCCCTTGAAGATGTATTAGATAGTCTAGTCGCATATCTTCTTTTTATGCTTGGGTTTGATTTATATTGCCAATGAAACAGGCATATGGATCTAGAGGCATCGTCATTCGGCACAGAGCCGTTAGGGGATGCAGCCCGTGAAGATGCCATGGGTAATAAGATAACtttcatatttttcttctttttaaccttaacatttaatttcttttattttggcGGTGATGAAACATGTGTGTAGCTAATTTCCCATTTTATTTCCCATTTTATGTAGATGGGTTGTCATCTTCATCGTCTAGGAAGAGAGGTCCTATGTGAGTCGAGAATTAAATGAGAAGACTTCATTGAAGAGGGTCATTACAACTAATGAATTTGGGCAAGCGAATGCAGGGGATATAAATCAGGTCACATTCAATTCATGCATTGGTGTTCTCACCCGCACCCACATCCCGATCACCTAGACAAACTTTCGCCAGGTGCCTCCGGAGCACCTTTAGAGAGTCATTGAAATCTTGGAGTGTAGTTATGATTTTCATAATAACCAACATGAGATGAAAAATTACGTTCGTGAATGCGTGAATACCTCTTGGAGAAATTACAAGAACCAGATGCATTTAAAGTATGTTAAGGACAAGGATCTTGCAGCTGTGAAGTCATCTTCAGCCCTTGTTGGTGTGCCTATAGAGGATTGCATACTCTTTGTGGATCAATGTAATACAAATGAATTTAAGGAATTAAGTGCAAGAAATGCATCCAATTGGGCCAAACAAGTTAGCCCTTCTACACTTGGGCGGCATAGCATGGCTGTCATACGCCATCAAATGGTACATGTCTTAAAATATATATCTTACTATATTTATGATGATTATTTGAAATTATTAGTCATTTCATTCCATTACTAATGTGTTATGGCATGTATGTAATGTGGAAAAGGTAATTGAGAGGAATCTTACTAGTGATGCCGAGGTGGGTAGGGTTGATGTGTACATCAGAGCACATACAACAAAGGATGACAGATTACAGTTTCCTGAAGCCTTTGTAAGTACAACCCTCGTACATCCTGTCATTATCCATATGAATTTTAAATGTGTCTTTCAGTTGCTAATTTTTCTTTTGGATGTTGTCATAGGAAAAAATAAAGTCGATTCAGAGTAGTAATCCAGCATCTCGAATGACCAATGTAGATGATGCCCTTACACAAGTATATATGCTTGTCCTTCAAGTACTTGAGTTTATTTATACTTACGCATTCTCTGATAAATCGACTTGCAATTCTGATTACAGTCCATTGGGAGTGATAGTAGAGGGCGCATGCGGGGTATAGGTAGAAATGTAGGCAAGATTACATTGAGGAAGACAATCCCTATTGTAGATAAGCTCAATATGGTGATGCAAGATCGAGATAATTTGAAGGAGGAAGTAGGTGAAATGAAGAAAAGCCTGGTAGACCTCCATGTGAAGGTTAATTGTATTGTAGAAAAGCAAGGGGAACAAGGTGTTGTGGATCCATCGACAATACCTCCATTTAAATCTAATTGTGCCTTGTTGGTATGTATGTGTTTCTCTATTACAAATTTATGTTCATGATTATATGCACCTCCATTTAAAAATACTAATGACATGTTATACTTGTACATGTAGCTTGATTTGATACATATTGGCAAGAGATGCGATCTTTGCGATTGGAAGAAACGGGCAGTTGCTCGTGGTGAGgtgcatgaagttgatctaacTGCCCATGTCCATGGAGCAGATCTAGGTGAAGGAAATTTTAGAGTTGTCCTGATCGAGATTAAAGCTTCGCATGCAGAGTTGTGGAAGGAAGTTGTTTATCATCATACACTTGGAGAGGTCGGTGTAGGAGGATTTGTTCTTTGGCCCAAGCTATTTCTAACCATCtatccatgatgtttatgattAGACATTACAAAAACTAAGacaatttacttttattttcaaattatacGGTAACATAGACAGTTATCTGAATATtatggaatggaatggatttaactTTGACATCagatcacacacacatatatggaatGGTCTGGAATGCATTTATCACTCACATCagattacacccacatatatgGAATGGATTTAACACCCATGTTTATGCTTTAATATATTTGGTTGGCATTTCAACCTCCCTTCGAGGAATTGAAAGATTTGTAATAATTTTCACTTTTAATGTTATTTGCacttaggggggggggggagagagagagagagagagagagagagagagagagagagagagagagagagagagagaacaatagGGAATTATCATCATCCGTGGCAGCTGTTGCAAAGAATGCGATCAGCCCCAACGAGAAGTTCCTTCATCATTTTTCCACGACTGTTGTTGGTTCTGCATGTTTACAAAATTTACACTGAAAACAGATATGTGCAAATATTTTTGTTCATTAATATAGCTAGTGTGTGATGTACTAACCAATTCGCTTccaatctaggtgggtcccacgtggggtccaccagatatacgtgcatacatatatatatatatatatatatatatatatatatatatatatatccagcgtttaggccctggacggcctggatgcaatACATACCTCAAGTTAGGATCCCACCATCCGTCTGCTGGACGGTGGTGGATGGAAGACAAATgcatcacatgtggggcccacatgggtggCCCACACAGTTTGGatcagttgatatttgtgtttttcccttcattcgagCTTGGCTATAAGGTCCATAGACTCCTATGGTCCTCTCTGTCAAATTCTGGCGATCAGCAatctgtaatcggcgtttgcacACGGCCCTGAGTTACACCATATCAAACCAagttgactcaacctgagacttatactCTTGCGACTAcgccgtcgtcgtggttccaacgccgcgtcttgcgcaccgatgcgatacttacgccaggagttgtgagcccgcatttatttcgaggaaaatgctgcgccttgtaaaacccaagagaatctctaccaaacatcaaatcaatcaatcaatctttaGTAcaacaagtacacaacccatccctctcccatttccaaaatcaactctccctctctccacccatccctttcttacactcacccatcactcactcttacatcacctctctctctctctctctctctctctctctttctctctctttctcaagtccatctcccaagcaactcccaaggagaggacgtccaagcttcccatggagaagctatggtgtggcccacttcttaccccctaatctcccatctccacccttcaacttttatcaacttccatcaaagggaaagcctaggagctaaagagtccatggagcctagaagaagcagaaatggtgggtgtttataggtttagattgtgccttttatgatggaccaagtggggcccaccaattgatggtgtggatcctatttgggaccccccTTTTTGTATGTTTTGTAACCTTGAGGAGccaatagtggcagggtccctccatctcaccgatctctctctctccttccctctctcttttattttgtgtacgatggcccactttgatgtatgatcCATGTCGTCTAACCCAGTGGACCAAACTAGGGGCccacctatgtggaccccacctatccatGCGATCCGTTCTCGGACAGACCTGGACggagggaaatcacaaatatcagccctATTCAgagctgtggtgggccacacatgtggacccacctgtagtataggttttatccatgccacaaaacttatccccaccgtccattgcttggacttGGGGCCTCCTAGATGAGTGTgtgggatccacaccgtccatagggCCCatgtggtatatgtgttttatccctgccatccAAATCCCTAGACAGTgggcccaccactgatgtatgtgttgtatccctactggatggtgggccccacattatatAGTTGTTATATGACATCAGcaagtgttgtgggccccatcatgcggTATAtgttaaatccagaccatccagccatctggactggttgtggatcccacctttgatgtacgtgtttcacccgtccatccatttgacgttggaagccaccatgatgtatctgttaatctaagccatccatctgcCTAGCTACATGGCAGATGcactaacgtcagcaagttctgtgggtcccacgtaactcTTAGCTGTTGTAcccacgtcagcaagttctgtggatctcacgatgatgcatgtgattgatccacatcgtccaacctcttggacggtgtgacccaccttagtgtgtgtgtgtgtgtgtaatatagaatatatgatatataatatatgtggtgggcccaacgtgggacccacctttttggaAGTAGATTGGTTGgactaccacacaccagctatatagctgctgatgACACTAATaagttccatggaccccacattgatgtatgtattttgtgtcCACACTATCCATAGCTATGTGGGCcgaatcatgaggtttgtgttagatccaaaccatccatccactttttgagatcgtcttaaggcctgAACTAAAAATGAGGCTattatatcaggtggaccacattgcagaaaaacagtggagaattgaacgcctaccattgaaatcctttgcggattacagaagttctggattaatatggtatttatttttcctcttgatttaggtctttgtgaccgtatgaacaggttggatggaaaataaatgttatggtgggccttggtaattttaagggtagaaatcattatctccactgccatttgtggtatggtccaaatgatctttcgatatgattcattttttgggaaatactctaaaaagatctctaaaatagatgaatggtgtagatggtgcagcccacttgatgtacatgaggcccattggtgcggcccatgtgaagtggcccacttgatgtatatgaggcccattgttgtggcccatcttgatgtatatgaggcccatttgttcggcccatcttgatgtatatgaggcccatatgatgaggcccattgtgatgtatttgaggcccatggaatgtggcccattgtgatgtattcaaggcccatgagtgaggcccaatgcgatgtatgtgaggccattgtgtgaggcccaaagcgatgtatatgaggaccgatgtgatgtgtgattccaccatgatgtatgtaatgatgtttatgataggccatgccttgggagcaatgatggtttgatgtccagattgtaagagcaatgatggttaaatttccACATTGTTACCTTCTCCTAGCctcattaggcccattcttgatatgagtaggccgtttaggcctagccttgatatgaggagagtacatcatcatcatagtatagctccacgatccatgcccatgtgcatcatatgtatgcttgatatgaggagtgtttgatcatagcacatgccattgggcggattattaagggactccctgagagacggagttgccccacatgattgcgcgaCATACGTAGGTTTGacacatgactggatggtatgactcatgcatctcgcatttgtgtgacatgatcacttggccccttagcgatatcagggttgtggcctccacaggttcatcctggatggccagatgggataccaaaaatatttggttctagcactatgggcacataagatatccttgggtgagagtcccaaaaccctcttggtactgaAGGATACCCTAACAcatagaccaagtggatacatgagcgcccaactgccgaatactagtaggcggtgtctcccattgtgtcatggttggttgggagggggtgtggccttacctgcccgagtgagggggctgtaagctaggttgagtatgatcagctcataaatgggtctgctattgacgagccaggtaggtattgacagactactggctaagcagatagtgaggtcttttccactcgttaGTTGTGTAACTAGGGAGACGAcagccattgtggagtgtactagaccttagtgatatcctagagatgaactatactgatatgtggacttgctgAGTGAGAGTTGCGTACTCAGcttttgactcattcattcattcattcactattcacttgggctggtggtgagAAATCAAGTTGTCATGTGTACCTTTGCagtggccaggattttagtttgGGTGCACAACCAAccagagatcaggagtttaccacattgagtctagctgtctaaatttaggtatgggactggtttagatagaagtccctttgatggaccctatagcctacgatactatgtgctatcatctcgacttcacactccagcttggtcatttcattcgcatcacatattacattgcatcctcagaacatagcatttggtttactatgcttctgtattgtatAGCCTAAATAAGGTTGATAGTATTACAGACTTGTCATGatctgtatattgcattacatccgtaacATATAATATATTTAGCTTATTATGTCTTCGcattacattgcttcctcagtatatgatattgttttattatgtttttggacttaccaacatgtttccgcattgctttGATATTACATTtttagcacttaccttgcgcacatacttacaccacccaagctttctataagcttatgcatgatagatgcctgcaggtggtgttaggttgcagcagcgttgagcttggagcatgcagcggccttctggagctttgattttcgatatatgaatatttccctttcagcactatattcaactgttcatattagtggatatgtgatgatgatgttgtctttgtgatttagataaacttgtagttatgcttgttatgaaacaaatgtatattaaaaatcctctttataggatcctaggattgaaaatctggcatatgggcgctggaagccgagaatggggtttacggaggttgttggcaccagattcgacgatcgggaattttgtgagcccggtttccaagtttagggcgtgacactgcccaaacctgaaaatcagattcacaggaatcccgatcgctgaacccggtgccgacagcctccgttgtaccccattctcggcccccagcatacatatgccaggttccgatcctgggatcctacaaggagaattttttaacgtacatttgtctcatgagaagcataaccacaagtatacccaaatcataaaggcaacatcatcatcacatatccactaatataatcatttggatacaatgcaaaaagggaaatatatatgtatcgaaatcaaagctccagaggatagctgcacgctctaagATCAACGCTgcacaacctaacgccacctgcacgcatctattatgcataagcttataaaagcttagagggtggtgaaagtgtgtgcataagataagtgccaagtataccataaagcccataaatcatacaccatcggaataagcggacatactgacaagacatgaatcatatgatatcagagtaagcgaaaatatactggtaagtccatgagtgctatcagtcgtaccaagactatgtgatgtaaaacataataagataataacagatgttgaagatgcaatgcaatatgtaaatcctgacgagccacgaacaccatcaacctcatgtaaaaacatagtaacccaaaatgctaagtactgcagatgcaatataatatgcggtgcgaatgaaatggccatgctagaatgtgaagtcaagatgatagtacgtagtatcgcaggctacg
This region of Magnolia sinica isolate HGM2019 chromosome 1, MsV1, whole genome shotgun sequence genomic DNA includes:
- the LOC131247780 gene encoding uncharacterized protein LOC131247780; protein product: MRGIGRNVGKITLRKTIPIVDKLNMVMQDRDNLKEEVGEMKKSLVDLHVKVNCIVEKQGEQGVVDPSTIPPFKSNCALLLDLIHIGKRCDLCDWKKRAVARGEVHEVDLTAHVHGADLGEGNFRVVLIEIKASHAELWKEVVYHHTLGEVGVGGFVLWPKLFLTIYP